The Allochromatium tepidum genome has a window encoding:
- a CDS encoding chemotaxis protein, translating to MPLPIIIGAAALATAAYGVKKGYDGYQKHSEADEIVKSAKSRYERKKSAFDEQEAETTLVLEMLGKKELEIGQSFGEFKTLADKLLQQLQANRQNKLEIRIPKHELQKIESYSYTAVGVLGTVVGAGAAGAAAGFAVYGGVMALGAASTGTAISSLAGVAATNATLAAIGGGSLATGGLGMAGGTAILSAAVAAPILAIAGWAYNSHGEEALKNARKADTEVSEAVGKLGRAIEQLILTEEYARKIKVVLSSIYGQFNQYFDSLKEIDSFLEDLKGRTVDKEAELAKLNDEIIRIIENGYALAAILVDVITTPIFKVKKVNGEVLKDENDVPVMERDKDDFMIVNETNLDKILIKARSDAGGIAAI from the coding sequence ATGCCACTTCCAATCATTATCGGTGCCGCTGCTTTAGCAACGGCTGCTTATGGAGTTAAAAAAGGCTACGACGGTTATCAAAAACATTCTGAGGCAGATGAAATTGTCAAAAGCGCTAAAAGTCGCTATGAAAGAAAAAAATCTGCTTTTGATGAACAGGAAGCAGAAACCACACTTGTTCTCGAAATGCTTGGAAAAAAAGAGTTAGAAATTGGCCAAAGCTTTGGCGAATTTAAGACTCTAGCCGATAAGCTTCTTCAGCAATTGCAGGCAAATCGCCAGAATAAACTGGAAATACGTATTCCTAAGCATGAACTGCAAAAAATCGAAAGCTACAGCTATACAGCCGTGGGTGTGCTAGGCACTGTTGTTGGTGCCGGTGCAGCCGGTGCAGCGGCAGGTTTCGCGGTTTATGGTGGTGTCATGGCTTTGGGTGCGGCATCCACAGGTACAGCGATTTCATCACTTGCAGGCGTTGCTGCAACCAACGCAACCTTAGCGGCTATTGGTGGTGGTTCGCTAGCGACAGGCGGCTTAGGTATGGCCGGTGGTACAGCTATTCTAAGTGCAGCCGTTGCGGCACCGATATTGGCAATTGCAGGATGGGCTTATAACAGTCATGGTGAGGAGGCGCTTAAGAATGCGCGTAAGGCTGACACTGAAGTCAGTGAAGCTGTCGGAAAGCTTGGCAGGGCGATTGAACAGTTGATTTTAACCGAGGAATATGCGCGTAAGATCAAAGTTGTACTTTCCTCGATTTATGGTCAATTCAATCAGTACTTTGATAGCCTTAAGGAAATCGACAGTTTCTTGGAAGACCTGAAAGGCCGCACTGTTGATAAAGAGGCGGAGCTAGCCAAACTCAATGATGAAATCATACGGATTATCGAAAACGGTTATGCTTTAGCGGCTATTCTAGTAGACGTTATTACAACGCCAATATTTAAGGTCAAAAAAGTCAATGGGGAAGTTTTGAAAGATGAGAACGATGTGCCGGTAATGGAAAGAGATAAAGACGATTTCATGATTGTCAACGAGACGAATTTGGACAAAATTTTGATCAAAGCTCGATCCGATGCTGGAGGAATCGCCGCGATCTGA
- a CDS encoding YkgJ family cysteine cluster protein, with product MQHFPCNRCGLCCQNINLAEETRFLDRGDGTCSHYNEISKFCTIYANRPDICRVDLQYRLYYAHLYSWNEFVDLNMQACRQLAALKNMEL from the coding sequence ATGCAACACTTTCCCTGTAACCGTTGCGGACTGTGTTGTCAGAATATCAATTTGGCCGAGGAAACACGATTTTTAGACCGTGGGGATGGAACATGCTCGCATTACAACGAAATAAGCAAATTCTGTACTATTTATGCCAACAGACCTGACATCTGTCGTGTAGACCTACAATATAGGTTGTACTATGCGCATTTATACAGTTGGAATGAATTCGTTGATTTAAACATGCAGGCATGTCGTCAACTGGCTGCATTAAAAAACATGGAGTTATAA
- a CDS encoding IrmA family protein: MAAASSAADVETIRFWNTNKLFANQGQCSAVFFFDSGLQAIENLQVSFSALNASGESIATGTLEIATFGNGSADRYADAFAESEHFCDDDLTIVVDQATAIIEGRKVDLLAQKVLVPEDFKPFKIRTTSARETGKGQSDTLIVVPNPASDCDFSYNETLKNSGLVPKEISIHGPVDDDFSGYGCPYRITPAPGTKVRAGSTVTFRSAWEAG, from the coding sequence TTGGCGGCAGCCTCAAGTGCAGCCGATGTCGAAACGATCCGCTTCTGGAACACGAACAAGCTGTTTGCCAACCAGGGCCAATGCTCGGCGGTATTCTTTTTTGACAGCGGATTGCAAGCGATCGAAAATTTGCAAGTGTCGTTTTCAGCGTTGAATGCTTCAGGCGAGAGTATCGCCACCGGAACCTTGGAGATCGCCACTTTCGGGAATGGATCGGCTGATCGCTACGCCGATGCGTTCGCTGAAAGTGAGCATTTTTGCGACGATGATCTGACCATTGTTGTCGATCAGGCTACGGCGATCATCGAAGGTCGAAAAGTTGACCTGCTAGCCCAGAAGGTGCTGGTTCCTGAAGACTTCAAACCGTTCAAGATTCGCACGACATCGGCGCGTGAAACCGGCAAAGGTCAATCGGATACCTTAATAGTCGTCCCAAACCCGGCTTCCGACTGTGATTTCAGTTATAATGAAACGCTGAAGAACTCAGGACTTGTGCCCAAGGAAATATCTATTCATGGACCAGTAGATGATGATTTTAGCGGCTATGGTTGCCCTTATCGAATTACTCCCGCTCCAGGTACAAAAGTTCGGGCAGGCAGCACAGTGACGTTTCGGAGTGCCTGGGAGGCCGGTTGA
- a CDS encoding IS701 family transposase encodes MLVKPAVPQKDHVLKQLPSKLAFHIEEYYDCFQTETSNCLNLGQNYIQGLFKTEAGKRNMERLNEELNLSGNGYQRIQHFITNSTWSAQGLIDAIARKTSDLYASQDTYRLCDVGYIIDESAHLKKGKHSVGVARQYAGLIGKVENCQVGVYASLVWNSHSTLINERLFLPKEWTTNPTRCKEAGIPEDQRLFKTKPQLAIEMIKADLEAGVQFSWVGGDGLYGHGFELGNALDNMGLTFLLDIHSNQNIYLSEPVLSVPEPTSKRGAKPTQRRADTEPMRVDVYAKELASYTWPTVTIRDGTKGPLTLSIHTRRVWIWDGESERATERVLVITQRPNSSKLKYSLSNVDYTKTPLERLAYMQAQRYWVERAFQEAKSELGMSDYQVRKWDAWHRHMALVMLALAFLVKERILYKQDYPLLSSRDIRLMIIAMLLNEPAAVDQCIQQLEARHKQRRRDIERYDKTEATK; translated from the coding sequence ATGCTTGTCAAGCCCGCTGTTCCCCAAAAAGATCATGTGCTCAAACAATTGCCCAGTAAACTGGCATTTCACATCGAAGAATATTACGATTGTTTTCAAACTGAAACATCAAATTGCCTTAATTTAGGCCAGAATTATATTCAGGGTCTTTTCAAGACAGAAGCGGGCAAACGCAACATGGAACGCCTGAACGAAGAACTAAATCTCTCTGGAAACGGCTATCAGCGTATTCAGCATTTTATTACCAATTCAACATGGTCTGCTCAAGGACTTATTGATGCCATTGCCCGTAAAACATCTGACCTATATGCCAGTCAAGACACATACAGACTCTGTGATGTTGGCTATATTATTGATGAATCAGCGCATCTCAAGAAAGGAAAACATTCAGTCGGTGTGGCGCGTCAGTATGCCGGATTGATCGGTAAGGTTGAAAACTGCCAAGTTGGCGTGTATGCCAGTTTGGTCTGGAACTCTCATAGTACTTTGATCAATGAGCGGCTCTTTCTTCCAAAAGAGTGGACGACAAATCCAACACGCTGCAAAGAGGCCGGTATTCCAGAAGATCAGCGCCTGTTCAAAACGAAGCCGCAATTGGCGATCGAGATGATCAAAGCCGATCTCGAAGCCGGTGTGCAATTTAGTTGGGTCGGCGGTGATGGCTTGTACGGTCATGGGTTTGAGCTGGGCAACGCCTTAGATAACATGGGGTTAACGTTCTTACTGGACATTCACAGCAATCAAAACATTTATCTCAGTGAGCCGGTTTTGAGCGTTCCGGAACCCACGTCCAAACGTGGAGCTAAACCCACACAGCGGCGCGCAGATACTGAACCGATGCGGGTGGATGTCTATGCCAAGGAGTTGGCCTCCTATACCTGGCCAACCGTCACGATTCGCGATGGAACGAAAGGACCACTCACCCTTTCGATTCATACCAGACGTGTTTGGATCTGGGATGGTGAATCGGAGCGCGCGACCGAACGAGTTTTGGTCATTACTCAGCGTCCCAACAGTTCAAAGCTTAAATATTCATTGAGCAATGTCGATTATACCAAAACACCTTTAGAACGATTAGCTTACATGCAGGCTCAGCGGTATTGGGTCGAGCGTGCGTTTCAGGAAGCCAAAAGTGAACTGGGCATGTCGGATTATCAAGTTAGAAAATGGGATGCGTGGCATCGTCACATGGCGCTTGTGATGCTGGCACTCGCGTTTCTTGTTAAAGAGCGTATTCTGTACAAGCAAGATTATCCATTACTAAGCTCCCGCGACATTCGGCTCATGATTATTGCCATGCTGCTCAATGAGCCCGCCGCTGTCGATCAGTGTATTCAACAGCTAGAGGCTCGACATAAACAGCGACGCCGTGACATTGAGCGATATGATAAAACCGAAGCTACCAAATGA